In Drosophila willistoni isolate 14030-0811.24 chromosome XR unlocalized genomic scaffold, UCI_dwil_1.1 Seg144, whole genome shotgun sequence, one DNA window encodes the following:
- the LOC6638751 gene encoding transient receptor potential cation channel subfamily A member 1 isoform X4 → MIGGDTKEKETPKREVVISPLRYLITGCTRGSEMTTIGPINFPLPNKWARILRMSSAPKIQVDDFLQAAESGNLDDFKRLFMADNTRIALKDGKGRTAAHQAAARNRVNILSYIRDQSGDFNAKDNAGNTPLHIAVECDAYDALDYLLSIPVDTGILNEKKQAPVHLATELNKVKSLQVMGQYRNVIDIQQGGEHGRTALHLAAIYDHEECARILITEFDACPRRPCNNGYYPIHEAAKNASSKTMEVFFQWGEQRGCTREEMISFYDSEGNVPLHSAVHGGDIKAVELCLKSGAKISTQQHDLSTPVHLACAQGAIDIVKLMFEMQPLEKRICLSCTDVQKMTPLHCASMFDHPDIVSYLVAEGADINALDKEHRSPLLLAASRSGWKTVHLLIRLGACISVKDAAARNVLHFVIMNGGRLTDFAEQVAKCQTQELKLLLNEKDNMGCSPLHYASRDGHIRSLENLIRLGACINLKNNNNESPLHFAARYGRYNTVRQLLDSEKGSFIINESDGAGMTPLHIASQQGHTRVVQLLLNRGALLHRDHSGRNPLQLAAMSGYTETIELLHSVHSHLLDQVDKDGNTALHLATMENKPHAISVLMSMGCKLVYNILDMSAIDYAIYYKYPEAALAMVTHEERANEVIALRSDKHPCVTLALIASMPKVFEAVQDKCITKANCKKDSKSFYIKYSFWPYQKTPEQIEEKRKEFNDAKWRPAPLAVVNTMVTHGRVELLAHPLSQKYLQMKWNSYGKYFHLANLLVYSIFLVFVTIYSSLMMNNIELRAEGNKTMSQYCNMGWDQLTQNLSQNPSVATQIRLDSCVEHINRTTAILFCAVIVVVYILLNSMRELIQIYQQRLHYLVETVNLISWVLYISALVMIQPAFRADGAINTIHYSAASIAVFLSWFRLLLFLQRFDQVGIYVVMFLEILQTLIKVLMVFSILIIAFGLAFYILLSKIIDPQPNHLSFSNIPMSLLRTFSMMLGELDFVGTYVNTYYRDQLKVPMTSFLILSVFMILMPILLMNLLIGLAVGDIESVRRNAQLKRLAMQVVLHTELERKLPHVWLQRVDKMELIEYPNETKCKIGICDFILRKWFSNPFTEDSSMDVISFDNNDDYINAELERQRRKLRDISRMLEQQHQLVRLIVQKMEIKTEADDVDEGISPNELRLVAGLGSAGGNRWNSPRIRNKLRAALSFNKSL, encoded by the exons ATGATTGGCGGCGACACCAAGGAGAAGGAGACCCCAAAGCGTGAGGTGGTCATCAGTCCATTGCGTTATCTGATAACAGGATGCACTCGGGGCTCAGAAATGACAACAATTGGTCCCATCAATTTCCCCTTGCCCAACAAATGGGCGCGCATTCTGCGAATGTCATCAGCTCCGAAAATACAAGTTGATGATTTTCTTCAG GCGGCCGAATCCGGTAATCTGGATGATTTTAAGCGTTTATTCATGGCCGATAATACGCGTATTGCCCTAAAGGATGGCAAGGGACGAACAGCTGCCCATCAGGCGGCAGCCAGGAATCGTGTCAACATTTTGAGCTACATACGGGATCAATCGGGTG ACTTCAATGCCAAGGACAATGCGGGCAACACACCGCTGCATATTGCCGTTGAATGCGATGCCTACGATGCCCTGGACTATTTGCTATCAAT CCCAGTGGACACGGGCATTCTCAATGAAAAGAAACAGGCACCCGTCCATTTGGCCACAGAGTTAAACAAAGTCAAATCGCTGCAGGTGATGGGCCAATATCGAAATGTCATCGATATACAACAGGGTGGCGAACATGGACGCACCGCCTTGCATTTGGCTGCCATTTATGATCACGAAGAATGCGCCCGTATCCTG ATTACAGAATTCGATGCATGTCCCCGTAGACCTTGCAACAATGGTTATTATCCCATACACGAAGCGGCTAAAAATGCCAGCTCAAAGACAATGGAAGTCTTCTTTCAG TGGGGGGAACAACGCGGATGCACTCGCGAGGAAATGATATCCTTCTACGATTCGGAGGGCAACGTGCCATTGCACTCGGCAGTGCATGGCGGGGATATCAAGGCAGTGGAACTATGCCTGAAATCCGGCGCAAAAATATCTACTCAGCAACATGATCTCTCGACGCCAGTGCATTTGGCCTGTGCCCAG GGTGCCATTGATATAGTTAAGTTGATGTTTGAGATGCAACCACTGGAGAAACGCATCTGTCTCAGTTGCACGGATGTACAAAAGATGACACCGTTGCATTGTGCCTCGATGTTCGATCATCCGGATATTGTTTCATATCTGGTTGCCGAGGGAGCTGACATCAATGCCCTCGATAAAGAGCATCGTTCGCCTCTTTTGTTGGCTGCCTCACGCAGCGGCTGGAAGACAG TCCATCTACTGATACGTCTGGGTGCCTGCATAAGTGTCAAGGATGCAGCTGCTCGCAATGTTTTGCACTTTGTCATTATGAATGGCGGTCGGCTTACAGACTTTGCCGAGCAGGTGGCCAAATGCCAGACACAGGAATTGAAGCTATTGCTAAATGAAAAGGATAATATGGGCTGCTCGCCATTGCACTATGCCAGCCGCGATGGTCATATTCGTTCGCTGGAGAACCTTATACGCCTGGGGGCATGCATCAATCtgaagaacaacaacaatgagaGTCCATTGCATTTCGCAGCTCGCTATGGTAGATACAACACAGTCCGGCAATTGCTCGACTCCGAGAAGGGTTCGTTCATCATCAATGAGAGCGATGGCGCCGGCATGACCCCCTTGCACATTGCATCGCAGCAGGGACACACTCGAGTGGTGCAATTGCTGCTGAATCGTGGAGCTCTCCTGCATCGGGATCACAGTGGTCGCAATCCTTTGCAATTGGCCGCCATGTCCGGCTATACCGAGACCATAGAGCTGTTGCATTCGGTGCACTCGCATCTCTTGGATCAGGTCGACAAGGATGGG AATACGGCTCTCCATTTGGCCACCATGGAGAATAAGCCACATGCCATTTCGGTTTTAATGTCAATGGGCTGCAAGTTGGTCTACAATATTCTCGATATGAGTGCCATTGATTATGCCATCTACTACAAGTATCCGGAAGCTGCTTTGGCCATGGTCACTCACGAAGAGCGTGCGAATGAGGTTATAGCTCTACGTTCCGATAAACATCCATGTGTCACTTTAGCTCTGATTGCATCCATGCCCAAGGTCTTTGAGGCTGTCCAGGACAAGTGCATTACCAAGGCCAATTGCAAAAAGGATTCCAAAAGTTTTTAC ATCAAATATTCATTTTGGCCATACCAAAAAACACCCGAGCAAATCGAGGAAAAGCGTAAAGAATTCAATGATGCAAAATGGCGTCCAGCGCCATTGGCCGTCGTGAAT ACCATGGTCACCCATGGACGTGTTGAGCTATTGGCCCATCCACTTAGCCAAAAGTACTTGCAAATGAAATGGAATTCATATGGCAAATACTTTCATTTGGCCAATCTATTGGTctattcaatatttttggtCTTTGTCACCATATACTCGTCCTTGATGATGAATAACATTGAATTGCGAGCCGAGGGCAATAAGACAATGAGTCAATATTGCAATATGGG TTGGGATCAACTCACACAGAATTTGTCACAGAATCCATCGGTGGCCACACAGATACGTTTGGATTCGTGTGTGGAGCACATCAATCGCACCACAGCCATACTCTTTTGTGCTGTCATCGTTGTGGTCTATATATTGCTCAATTCGATGCGTGAATTAATACAGATATATCAGCAGCGACTGCATTATCTAGTCGAGACGGTGAATCTCATATCATGGGTACTATATATATCGGCTCTGGTGATGATACAGCCGGCATTTAGGGCCGATGGTGCCATCAATACCATACACTATTCGGCCGCCTCGATCGCTGTGTTTTTGTCCTGGTTTCGTTTGTTGTTATTCCTACAAAGATTCGATCAAGTTGGCATCTATGTGGTGATGTTTCTCGAAATTCTACAGACATTGATTAAAGTTCTGATGGTATTCTCCATTCTGATTATTGCTTTTGGCCTGGCCTTCTATATCCTACTCTCAAAG ATTATTGATCCACAACCGAATCACTTGTCATTCTCGAATATACCCATGTCCTTGTTGCGCACCTTTTCCATGATGCTGGGCGAATTGGATTTCGTTGGCACCTATGTGAATACCTATTATCGCGACCAATTGAAAGTACCCATGACATCGTTTTTGATACTAA GCGTCTTTATGATCCTCATGCCCATTCTATTGATGAATCTGCTTATCGGTTTGGCTGTCGGTGACATTGAGTCAGTGCGTCGCAATGCCCAGCTGAAACGCTTGGCCATGCAGGTGGTCCTACATACAGAATTGGAACGTAAATTGCCTCATGTTTGGTTGCAGCGTGTCGACAAAATGGAACTTATCGAATATCCCAACGAGACGAAATGTAAAATAGGCATCTGTGACTTTATATTACGCAAATGGTTCTCCAATCCATTCACCGAGGATT CCTCCATGGATGTCATATCGTTTGACAACAACGATGATTATATCAATGCCGAATTGGAGCGCCAGAGACGTAAATTGCGGGACATTAGTCGGATGCTggagcagcaacatcagctgGTGCGTCTCATTGTCCAGAAGATGGAGATCAAGACGGAGGCCGACGATGTCGATGAGGGTATATCGCCCAATGAATTGCGTCTGGTTGCCGGTCTGGGTTCGGCTGGTGGCAATCGTTGGAATTCGCCACGCATAAGAAACAAATTGCGGGCCGCATTAAGTTTTAATAAGAGCCTTTAA
- the LOC6638751 gene encoding transient receptor potential cation channel subfamily A member 1 isoform X1, whose amino-acid sequence MPKLYNGVFNGQCDSLSQQDIMEAQPKLLPKTRSNSGSNSGSASNRNSKYWIFSMIIERSAGSKRLEIGNDIDTPLEAILPAEPPAEQVCLLRDSPYRILRVTHKTKMIGGDTKEKETPKREVVISPLRYLITGCTRGSEMTTIGPINFPLPNKWARILRMSSAPKIQVDDFLQAAESGNLDDFKRLFMADNTRIALKDGKGRTAAHQAAARNRVNILSYIRDQSGDFNAKDNAGNTPLHIAVECDAYDALDYLLSIPVDTGILNEKKQAPVHLATELNKVKSLQVMGQYRNVIDIQQGGEHGRTALHLAAIYDHEECARILITEFDACPRRPCNNGYYPIHEAAKNASSKTMEVFFQWGEQRGCTREEMISFYDSEGNVPLHSAVHGGDIKAVELCLKSGAKISTQQHDLSTPVHLACAQGAIDIVKLMFEMQPLEKRICLSCTDVQKMTPLHCASMFDHPDIVSYLVAEGADINALDKEHRSPLLLAASRSGWKTVHLLIRLGACISVKDAAARNVLHFVIMNGGRLTDFAEQVAKCQTQELKLLLNEKDNMGCSPLHYASRDGHIRSLENLIRLGACINLKNNNNESPLHFAARYGRYNTVRQLLDSEKGSFIINESDGAGMTPLHIASQQGHTRVVQLLLNRGALLHRDHSGRNPLQLAAMSGYTETIELLHSVHSHLLDQVDKDGNTALHLATMENKPHAISVLMSMGCKLVYNILDMSAIDYAIYYKYPEAALAMVTHEERANEVIALRSDKHPCVTLALIASMPKVFEAVQDKCITKANCKKDSKSFYIKYSFAFLQCPYLFAKIDEKTGEPIMTTNPIPLPALNTMVTHGRVELLAHPLSQKYLQMKWNSYGKYFHLANLLVYSIFLVFVTIYSSLMMNNIELRAEGNKTMSQYCNMGWDQLTQNLSQNPSVATQIRLDSCVEHINRTTAILFCAVIVVVYILLNSMRELIQIYQQRLHYLVETVNLISWVLYISALVMIQPAFRADGAINTIHYSAASIAVFLSWFRLLLFLQRFDQVGIYVVMFLEILQTLIKVLMVFSILIIAFGLAFYILLSKIIDPQPNHLSFSNIPMSLLRTFSMMLGELDFVGTYVNTYYRDQLKVPMTSFLILSVFMILMPILLMNLLIGLAVGDIESVRRNAQLKRLAMQVVLHTELERKLPHVWLQRVDKMELIEYPNETKCKIGICDFILRKWFSNPFTEDSSMDVISFDNNDDYINAELERQRRKLRDISRMLEQQHQLVRLIVQKMEIKTEADDVDEGISPNELRLVAGLGSAGGNRWNSPRIRNKLRAALSFNKSL is encoded by the exons ATGCCGAAACTCTATAATGGTGTCTTCAATGGACAATGCGATAGTCTTTCGCAACAGGATATAATGGAGGCCCAACCGAAATTGTTGCCGAAAACACGTAGCAATAGTGGCAGCAACAGTGGCAGTGCCAGCAATCGTAATAGCAAG TATTGGATATTCTCAATGATAATTGAACGAAGTGCTGGGTCAAAACGTTTGGAAATTGGCAATGATATTGATACCCCATTGGAGGCCATTCTACCAGCCGAACCGCCAGCCGAACAGGTTTGCCTGCTGCGTGACAGCCCCTATAGAATATTACGGGTAA CCCATAAAACGAAAATGATTGGCGGCGACACCAAGGAGAAGGAGACCCCAAAGCGTGAGGTGGTCATCAGTCCATTGCGTTATCTGATAACAGGATGCACTCGGGGCTCAGAAATGACAACAATTGGTCCCATCAATTTCCCCTTGCCCAACAAATGGGCGCGCATTCTGCGAATGTCATCAGCTCCGAAAATACAAGTTGATGATTTTCTTCAG GCGGCCGAATCCGGTAATCTGGATGATTTTAAGCGTTTATTCATGGCCGATAATACGCGTATTGCCCTAAAGGATGGCAAGGGACGAACAGCTGCCCATCAGGCGGCAGCCAGGAATCGTGTCAACATTTTGAGCTACATACGGGATCAATCGGGTG ACTTCAATGCCAAGGACAATGCGGGCAACACACCGCTGCATATTGCCGTTGAATGCGATGCCTACGATGCCCTGGACTATTTGCTATCAAT CCCAGTGGACACGGGCATTCTCAATGAAAAGAAACAGGCACCCGTCCATTTGGCCACAGAGTTAAACAAAGTCAAATCGCTGCAGGTGATGGGCCAATATCGAAATGTCATCGATATACAACAGGGTGGCGAACATGGACGCACCGCCTTGCATTTGGCTGCCATTTATGATCACGAAGAATGCGCCCGTATCCTG ATTACAGAATTCGATGCATGTCCCCGTAGACCTTGCAACAATGGTTATTATCCCATACACGAAGCGGCTAAAAATGCCAGCTCAAAGACAATGGAAGTCTTCTTTCAG TGGGGGGAACAACGCGGATGCACTCGCGAGGAAATGATATCCTTCTACGATTCGGAGGGCAACGTGCCATTGCACTCGGCAGTGCATGGCGGGGATATCAAGGCAGTGGAACTATGCCTGAAATCCGGCGCAAAAATATCTACTCAGCAACATGATCTCTCGACGCCAGTGCATTTGGCCTGTGCCCAG GGTGCCATTGATATAGTTAAGTTGATGTTTGAGATGCAACCACTGGAGAAACGCATCTGTCTCAGTTGCACGGATGTACAAAAGATGACACCGTTGCATTGTGCCTCGATGTTCGATCATCCGGATATTGTTTCATATCTGGTTGCCGAGGGAGCTGACATCAATGCCCTCGATAAAGAGCATCGTTCGCCTCTTTTGTTGGCTGCCTCACGCAGCGGCTGGAAGACAG TCCATCTACTGATACGTCTGGGTGCCTGCATAAGTGTCAAGGATGCAGCTGCTCGCAATGTTTTGCACTTTGTCATTATGAATGGCGGTCGGCTTACAGACTTTGCCGAGCAGGTGGCCAAATGCCAGACACAGGAATTGAAGCTATTGCTAAATGAAAAGGATAATATGGGCTGCTCGCCATTGCACTATGCCAGCCGCGATGGTCATATTCGTTCGCTGGAGAACCTTATACGCCTGGGGGCATGCATCAATCtgaagaacaacaacaatgagaGTCCATTGCATTTCGCAGCTCGCTATGGTAGATACAACACAGTCCGGCAATTGCTCGACTCCGAGAAGGGTTCGTTCATCATCAATGAGAGCGATGGCGCCGGCATGACCCCCTTGCACATTGCATCGCAGCAGGGACACACTCGAGTGGTGCAATTGCTGCTGAATCGTGGAGCTCTCCTGCATCGGGATCACAGTGGTCGCAATCCTTTGCAATTGGCCGCCATGTCCGGCTATACCGAGACCATAGAGCTGTTGCATTCGGTGCACTCGCATCTCTTGGATCAGGTCGACAAGGATGGG AATACGGCTCTCCATTTGGCCACCATGGAGAATAAGCCACATGCCATTTCGGTTTTAATGTCAATGGGCTGCAAGTTGGTCTACAATATTCTCGATATGAGTGCCATTGATTATGCCATCTACTACAAGTATCCGGAAGCTGCTTTGGCCATGGTCACTCACGAAGAGCGTGCGAATGAGGTTATAGCTCTACGTTCCGATAAACATCCATGTGTCACTTTAGCTCTGATTGCATCCATGCCCAAGGTCTTTGAGGCTGTCCAGGACAAGTGCATTACCAAGGCCAATTGCAAAAAGGATTCCAAAAGTTTTTAC ATTAAGTACTCTTTCGCATTCTTGCAATGCCCTTATCTGTTTGCTAAGATCGATGAGAAAACCGGAGAACCGATAATGACAACAAATCCCATACCATTGCCAGCATTAAAT ACCATGGTCACCCATGGACGTGTTGAGCTATTGGCCCATCCACTTAGCCAAAAGTACTTGCAAATGAAATGGAATTCATATGGCAAATACTTTCATTTGGCCAATCTATTGGTctattcaatatttttggtCTTTGTCACCATATACTCGTCCTTGATGATGAATAACATTGAATTGCGAGCCGAGGGCAATAAGACAATGAGTCAATATTGCAATATGGG TTGGGATCAACTCACACAGAATTTGTCACAGAATCCATCGGTGGCCACACAGATACGTTTGGATTCGTGTGTGGAGCACATCAATCGCACCACAGCCATACTCTTTTGTGCTGTCATCGTTGTGGTCTATATATTGCTCAATTCGATGCGTGAATTAATACAGATATATCAGCAGCGACTGCATTATCTAGTCGAGACGGTGAATCTCATATCATGGGTACTATATATATCGGCTCTGGTGATGATACAGCCGGCATTTAGGGCCGATGGTGCCATCAATACCATACACTATTCGGCCGCCTCGATCGCTGTGTTTTTGTCCTGGTTTCGTTTGTTGTTATTCCTACAAAGATTCGATCAAGTTGGCATCTATGTGGTGATGTTTCTCGAAATTCTACAGACATTGATTAAAGTTCTGATGGTATTCTCCATTCTGATTATTGCTTTTGGCCTGGCCTTCTATATCCTACTCTCAAAG ATTATTGATCCACAACCGAATCACTTGTCATTCTCGAATATACCCATGTCCTTGTTGCGCACCTTTTCCATGATGCTGGGCGAATTGGATTTCGTTGGCACCTATGTGAATACCTATTATCGCGACCAATTGAAAGTACCCATGACATCGTTTTTGATACTAA GCGTCTTTATGATCCTCATGCCCATTCTATTGATGAATCTGCTTATCGGTTTGGCTGTCGGTGACATTGAGTCAGTGCGTCGCAATGCCCAGCTGAAACGCTTGGCCATGCAGGTGGTCCTACATACAGAATTGGAACGTAAATTGCCTCATGTTTGGTTGCAGCGTGTCGACAAAATGGAACTTATCGAATATCCCAACGAGACGAAATGTAAAATAGGCATCTGTGACTTTATATTACGCAAATGGTTCTCCAATCCATTCACCGAGGATT CCTCCATGGATGTCATATCGTTTGACAACAACGATGATTATATCAATGCCGAATTGGAGCGCCAGAGACGTAAATTGCGGGACATTAGTCGGATGCTggagcagcaacatcagctgGTGCGTCTCATTGTCCAGAAGATGGAGATCAAGACGGAGGCCGACGATGTCGATGAGGGTATATCGCCCAATGAATTGCGTCTGGTTGCCGGTCTGGGTTCGGCTGGTGGCAATCGTTGGAATTCGCCACGCATAAGAAACAAATTGCGGGCCGCATTAAGTTTTAATAAGAGCCTTTAA